One region of Baekduia soli genomic DNA includes:
- the cbiE gene encoding precorrin-6y C5,15-methyltransferase (decarboxylating) subunit CbiE encodes MTITVVGIGADGWAGLAGPSRDALARARMILGAERQLGLLPPEIAAERRAWPSPMETAVDEVASGSLGDVVVLASGDPTLHGIGATLVRKAGTDQVHVLPHPSSFSLACARLGWSQADVELVSLVARPPETVIASLQPGRRLVVLVTGSDGAARLARVLAEHGFAASPFVVLEQLGGPAERRVETTAGEATGLVADALHLVAVTVTGAAGHPRTPGLPDDAYSSDGQITKRHIRALTVAALAPRTGERLWDVGAGSGSVAIEWLRIEPSAEAIAVEARADRAENISANALALGVPRLQIVTGNAPGAFAGLPRPDVVFVGGGITTPGLLDACWSALPDGGRLVANAVTLEGERAAAAARDVHGGTLTRIDLAHAEPVGTFTGWRAQMTVIQWATVKGA; translated from the coding sequence ATGACCATCACGGTGGTGGGTATCGGCGCCGACGGATGGGCCGGCCTCGCCGGGCCCTCACGGGATGCACTCGCGCGCGCTCGCATGATACTCGGGGCCGAGCGCCAACTCGGACTGCTGCCACCCGAGATCGCGGCTGAGCGCCGGGCCTGGCCCTCGCCCATGGAGACCGCGGTCGACGAGGTCGCCTCGGGAAGCCTGGGCGACGTGGTCGTGCTCGCCAGCGGCGACCCGACGCTGCACGGCATCGGAGCCACGCTAGTCCGCAAGGCCGGCACCGACCAGGTGCACGTCCTGCCCCACCCGTCGTCGTTCTCGCTGGCCTGCGCCCGCCTGGGCTGGTCGCAGGCCGACGTCGAGCTCGTCAGCCTCGTCGCCCGCCCGCCCGAGACCGTCATCGCTTCGCTGCAGCCCGGCCGGCGCCTCGTCGTCCTGGTCACCGGCAGCGACGGGGCCGCCCGCCTCGCACGCGTGCTCGCCGAGCACGGCTTCGCCGCGAGCCCGTTCGTCGTCCTGGAGCAGCTCGGCGGCCCGGCCGAGCGCCGCGTCGAGACGACGGCGGGCGAGGCCACCGGCCTGGTCGCTGACGCGCTGCACCTCGTCGCGGTTACCGTCACCGGAGCGGCCGGGCACCCGCGCACGCCCGGGCTGCCCGACGACGCCTACAGCTCCGACGGCCAGATCACGAAGCGCCACATCCGGGCGCTCACCGTCGCCGCGCTGGCCCCGCGGACCGGTGAGCGGCTGTGGGACGTCGGCGCCGGATCGGGCTCGGTGGCCATCGAGTGGCTGCGCATCGAGCCCAGCGCCGAGGCCATCGCCGTCGAGGCCCGCGCCGACCGTGCCGAGAACATCTCCGCCAACGCGCTCGCGCTCGGGGTCCCGCGGCTGCAGATCGTGACCGGGAACGCCCCCGGCGCCTTCGCCGGCCTGCCCCGTCCCGACGTCGTCTTCGTCGGCGGCGGCATCACCACGCCGGGCCTGCTCGACGCCTGCTGGTCGGCGCTGCCCGACGGCGGTCGCCTGGTCGCCAACGCCGTCACGCTCGAGGGCGAGCGCGCCGCGGCAGCCGCCCGTGACGTCCACGGAGGCACGCTGACCCGCATCGACCTCGCCCACGCCGAACCCGTCGGGACGTTCACCGGCTGGCGAGCGCAGATGACCGTCATCCAATGGGCGACCGTGAAGGGAGCCTGA
- the cobM gene encoding precorrin-4 C(11)-methyltransferase — protein sequence MPAVVHFIGAGPGAPDLLTLRAAQLIAAAPVCVYAGALVPDEILAHAPAGARLVDTQHLHLDEIVAEYVAADEAGLDVARLQSGDLSIYSAVAEQARRLDELGIAWDLTPGVPAFAAAAAALRTELTIPEVAQTVILTRHGRRASAIPPGEELGSLAAHGATLVIHLGTQAIDEIATALIPHYGANCPAAVVARASWLDELVLRGTLADIAGRVQDAGVRRTATILVGPALAAAGFRNSHLYSKARARE from the coding sequence GTGCCCGCCGTCGTGCACTTCATCGGGGCCGGCCCGGGCGCCCCGGACCTGCTCACCCTCCGCGCCGCGCAACTGATCGCCGCCGCGCCCGTGTGCGTGTACGCCGGCGCACTGGTGCCCGACGAGATCCTCGCCCACGCCCCGGCCGGCGCCCGGCTGGTCGACACCCAACACCTCCATCTCGACGAGATCGTCGCCGAGTACGTCGCCGCCGACGAGGCGGGCCTTGACGTCGCCCGCCTGCAGTCGGGTGACCTGTCCATCTACTCCGCGGTCGCCGAGCAGGCCCGCCGCCTCGACGAGCTCGGCATCGCGTGGGACCTCACGCCCGGCGTGCCCGCCTTCGCCGCCGCCGCCGCGGCCCTGCGCACCGAGCTGACGATCCCCGAGGTGGCCCAGACCGTGATCCTCACCCGCCACGGCCGGCGGGCATCGGCGATCCCACCCGGCGAGGAGCTGGGCTCATTGGCCGCCCACGGCGCCACGCTGGTCATCCACCTCGGCACACAGGCCATCGACGAGATCGCCACGGCATTGATCCCCCACTACGGCGCGAACTGCCCCGCCGCGGTCGTCGCCCGCGCGAGCTGGCTCGATGAGCTCGTGCTGCGCGGCACGCTCGCCGACATCGCCGGGCGCGTCCAGGACGCGGGCGTGCGGCGCACCGCCACGATCCTCGTCGGCCCTGCGCTGGCCGCCGCAGGCTTCCGCAACAGTCACCTGTACTCCAAGGCCCGCGCGCGCGAGTGA
- the cobF gene encoding precorrin-6A synthase (deacetylating) codes for MMRELLLIGIGAGDPDHVTIQAVAAINRFDVLFLVTKDGTDELVALRRAIVARHRTTGPYRAVELADPPRPWRDAPDYRAAVAHWREQRRDVWGAEVRSELADGQTGAFLVWGDPSLYESTLAVVAELADDTITYDVIPGVSAVHALTARHRIPLNRVGRPVLITPARLLAGGLPDDVDDVVVMLDAGTAFATLPPDGLTIYWGAFLGTEDELLIAGPLGEVAGEIVRVRTEAKQRKGWMFDTYLLRRER; via the coding sequence GTGATGCGGGAGCTGCTGCTCATCGGCATCGGTGCCGGCGATCCCGATCACGTCACGATCCAGGCCGTGGCCGCGATCAACCGATTCGACGTGCTCTTCCTGGTGACCAAGGACGGGACGGACGAGCTCGTCGCTCTGCGCCGCGCGATCGTCGCCCGCCATCGCACCACCGGCCCGTACCGCGCGGTCGAGCTGGCCGACCCGCCGCGCCCGTGGCGGGACGCGCCCGACTACCGCGCCGCCGTCGCGCACTGGCGCGAGCAGCGGCGCGACGTGTGGGGCGCGGAGGTCCGCTCGGAGCTGGCCGACGGCCAGACGGGCGCGTTCCTCGTCTGGGGCGACCCGTCGTTGTACGAGTCGACGCTCGCCGTCGTCGCCGAGCTGGCCGACGACACCATCACCTACGACGTGATCCCGGGCGTCAGCGCCGTCCACGCGCTCACCGCCCGCCACCGCATCCCGCTCAACCGTGTCGGCCGGCCGGTCCTCATCACGCCGGCCCGGCTGCTGGCCGGCGGCCTGCCCGACGACGTCGACGACGTGGTGGTCATGCTCGACGCCGGTACGGCCTTCGCGACGCTCCCGCCGGATGGCCTGACGATCTACTGGGGCGCCTTCCTCGGCACCGAGGACGAGCTGCTCATCGCCGGCCCGCTGGGCGAGGTCGCCGGCGAGATCGTGCGCGTCCGCACGGAGGCCAAGCAGCGCAAGGGCTGGATGTTCGACACCTACCTGCTGCGCCGCGAGCGATGA
- a CDS encoding cobalt-precorrin-6A reductase produces MSGRVLILGGTAEARALAAELQGAGIAVVSSLAGRVARPRLPVGEVRIGGFGGTEGLATWLREHAVAAVVDATHPFAQRISASAATAAAATGTPLLRLERPGWTAGSGDHWTWVDDLDEAARAVNAAAARRVLVTSGRQGLAAFAALDAWCLIRCVDPPDAPLPRAHQVVLDRGPYTLAGERALLREHEVDLLVTKDSGGDHTAPKLQAAREAGIEVVVVRRPPRPVTSTVADVARAAAWAVAQVSG; encoded by the coding sequence ATGAGCGGACGCGTCCTCATCCTCGGCGGGACGGCTGAGGCGCGTGCACTGGCCGCCGAGCTGCAGGGCGCGGGGATCGCGGTCGTCTCGTCGCTGGCCGGCCGTGTCGCCCGTCCGCGGCTCCCCGTCGGCGAGGTCCGGATCGGCGGTTTCGGCGGGACCGAGGGACTCGCGACGTGGCTGCGCGAGCACGCAGTGGCCGCCGTCGTCGACGCGACACACCCGTTCGCCCAGCGCATCTCCGCGTCGGCCGCGACCGCGGCCGCGGCGACCGGGACGCCGCTGCTGCGCCTCGAGCGCCCCGGCTGGACCGCCGGCTCCGGTGACCACTGGACCTGGGTCGACGACCTCGACGAGGCCGCACGCGCCGTCAACGCGGCGGCCGCGCGCAGGGTCCTGGTAACCAGTGGACGCCAGGGCCTGGCCGCCTTCGCCGCGCTTGACGCCTGGTGCCTGATCCGCTGCGTCGACCCGCCCGATGCGCCGTTGCCGCGGGCGCACCAGGTCGTGCTCGACCGCGGCCCGTACACGCTGGCCGGCGAGCGGGCGCTGCTGCGCGAGCACGAGGTCGACCTGCTCGTCACCAAGGACAGCGGCGGCGACCACACCGCGCCCAAGCTCCAGGCCGCGCGCGAGGCCGGGATCGAGGTGGTCGTCGTGCGCCGCCCACCGCGGCCCGTGACGTCGACCGTGGCCGATGTCGCCCGCGCCGCCGCCTGGGCCGTGGCTCAGGTCTCGGGGTAG
- a CDS encoding precorrin-2 C(20)-methyltransferase, which produces MTAGRLYGVGVGPGDPELVTLKAQRLIAAADVIAYPVAKRTTSPTTSRGVARTIADPHLREGVLEVKLVYPMTIEPADHPGGYEAAIAEYYDRSAAELAEHLDAGRDVVVLCEGDPFFYGSYMYVHERLAHRYETEVVPGVTSFSAAAAAAGVPLVKRDDVLTIIPATLSRDELAQRLRDSDAAVIMKLGRTFPGLVEAARDADVTDRAIYVERASSAVQRVVPLADVDPESVPYMSLVLVPGTWGTEPAVMAAGSVAVVGLGPAGPQWLTPEARAELAAADVVVGYKTYVDRIPARAGQRRFATDNRVEADRARHALELAADGSRVAVVSSGDPGIFAMASAVLEQLEAADGALGHVDVRVVPGLSAMQAAAARVGAPLGHDFAVVSLSDILKPWPVIEQRLDAAGAGDLVLALYNPASRTRRDQLVRALDVLRRHRTSETPVVIARAVGSPEEVVTITTLGAVDVHLVDMRTLLIVGSSTTRVIAACNGHAAKVYTPRSYPET; this is translated from the coding sequence ATGACCGCCGGGCGCCTATACGGGGTCGGGGTGGGGCCGGGCGACCCCGAGCTCGTCACGCTGAAGGCCCAGCGGCTGATCGCCGCGGCCGACGTCATCGCCTACCCGGTGGCCAAGCGCACCACGAGCCCGACGACGAGCCGGGGCGTCGCGCGGACGATCGCCGACCCGCACCTTCGCGAAGGGGTGCTTGAGGTCAAGCTCGTCTATCCGATGACGATCGAGCCGGCCGACCACCCAGGCGGCTACGAGGCGGCGATCGCCGAGTACTACGACCGGTCGGCCGCCGAGCTCGCCGAGCACCTCGACGCCGGTCGCGACGTCGTGGTCCTGTGCGAGGGCGACCCGTTCTTCTACGGCTCCTACATGTACGTCCACGAGCGCCTCGCGCATCGCTATGAGACCGAGGTCGTGCCGGGCGTGACATCGTTCAGCGCGGCCGCAGCCGCCGCGGGCGTGCCGCTGGTCAAGCGCGACGACGTCCTCACCATCATCCCGGCGACGCTGAGCCGCGACGAGCTCGCCCAGCGCCTGCGCGACAGCGACGCCGCGGTCATCATGAAGCTGGGGCGCACCTTCCCGGGCCTCGTCGAGGCCGCTCGCGATGCCGACGTAACCGACCGCGCCATCTACGTCGAGCGGGCCAGCTCGGCCGTCCAGCGCGTCGTCCCGCTGGCCGATGTCGATCCGGAGAGCGTCCCCTACATGTCGCTCGTGTTGGTCCCCGGAACCTGGGGCACCGAGCCCGCCGTGATGGCCGCCGGCTCGGTCGCCGTCGTCGGCCTCGGGCCCGCGGGGCCGCAGTGGCTGACGCCCGAGGCCCGCGCTGAGCTGGCCGCCGCGGACGTCGTGGTCGGCTACAAGACCTACGTCGACCGCATACCGGCGCGAGCCGGGCAACGGCGGTTTGCCACCGACAACCGCGTCGAGGCCGACCGGGCCCGCCACGCGCTCGAACTGGCGGCCGATGGCTCGCGGGTGGCCGTCGTCTCCTCCGGTGACCCGGGGATCTTCGCGATGGCCTCCGCGGTGCTCGAGCAGCTCGAGGCGGCCGACGGCGCGCTCGGGCACGTCGACGTGCGCGTCGTGCCGGGGCTGTCGGCGATGCAGGCCGCGGCGGCCCGCGTCGGCGCGCCCCTCGGGCACGACTTCGCTGTCGTCTCGTTGTCGGACATCCTGAAGCCGTGGCCGGTGATCGAGCAGCGCTTGGACGCCGCGGGCGCCGGCGACCTCGTGCTCGCGCTCTACAACCCGGCCTCGCGCACGCGGCGCGACCAGCTGGTCCGGGCCCTCGACGTCCTGCGCCGCCACCGTACGTCCGAGACGCCGGTGGTCATCGCCCGCGCGGTCGGCTCGCCTGAGGAGGTGGTGACGATCACGACGCTCGGCGCCGTCGACGTGCACCTGGTGGACATGCGGACGCTGCTGATCGTCGGCTCGTCGACGACGCGCGTGATCGCCGCGTGCAACGGCCACGCGGCGAAGGTCTACACGCCGCGCAGCTACCCCGAGACCTGA
- a CDS encoding precorrin-8X methylmutase, which yields MIDYIRDGAEIYRRSFATIRAEARLDGLDPVLERVVVRMIHACGMVDLVDDIAASDGFGAAGERALRAGVPILCDTSMVASGVTRSRLPAGNDVVCTLSDPSVRGLAAELGTTRTAAALELWRELLPGSVVVVGNAPTALFRLLELVEDGVAPPAAVIGIPVGFIGAAESKAALAEHPAALEHVVVHGRRGGSAMAAAAVNALASAAE from the coding sequence ATGATCGACTACATCCGAGACGGCGCGGAGATCTACCGGCGGTCGTTTGCCACCATCCGCGCCGAGGCCCGGCTGGACGGCCTCGACCCGGTGCTCGAGCGCGTCGTCGTGCGCATGATCCACGCCTGCGGCATGGTCGACCTCGTCGACGACATCGCGGCCTCCGACGGCTTCGGCGCCGCCGGCGAGCGGGCACTGCGCGCGGGAGTCCCGATCCTCTGCGACACGTCGATGGTCGCGTCTGGTGTCACCCGCTCGCGGCTGCCTGCAGGCAACGACGTCGTGTGCACGCTGTCGGATCCGTCGGTCCGCGGCCTGGCCGCGGAGCTCGGCACGACCCGGACGGCGGCGGCGCTCGAGCTCTGGCGCGAGCTGCTGCCCGGATCGGTCGTGGTGGTCGGCAACGCGCCGACGGCGCTGTTCCGGCTGCTCGAGCTCGTCGAGGACGGCGTCGCGCCGCCGGCCGCCGTCATCGGCATCCCGGTGGGGTTCATCGGGGCCGCCGAGTCCAAGGCCGCCTTGGCCGAGCACCCTGCGGCGCTCGAGCACGTGGTCGTCCACGGCCGTCGCGGGGGCAGCGCGATGGCCGCCGCGGCCGTCAACGCCCTAGCCAGCGCCGCCGAATGA
- a CDS encoding precorrin-3B synthase — protein sequence MARAPADRCPGVLRLHPAGDGGLARVRLPGGILTTRGLSAVRSAAALGNGLVEITSRANVQVRGLDPAAATEVADVLWCGGLLPSPEHDRVRNIAAAPWAGPEVQALVGELDRLLCADPALVQLSGRFLFGVGPTTGPVPDVAVIDDILILDGRPTTLRGDAASMLDAARTFLAHADGAWRIADIPDGPQRVARRLGGRVVPGAAPRAPAIRLGVHHDAVTVLPPLGRLDLRLLDVVAAHGEPDVRLSARRTVTFAGDRGGDLLSVLDRKGFVTQESSGWWGLSACAGIGACPRAELNVRAEATRRAAQRAPGAPPEHWSACERGCGRPDAAIERGIARSPR from the coding sequence ATGGCGCGCGCGCCCGCCGATCGCTGCCCCGGGGTGCTGCGTCTGCACCCCGCGGGCGACGGCGGGCTCGCGCGCGTCCGGCTTCCCGGCGGCATCCTCACCACCCGGGGGTTGTCGGCCGTCCGGTCCGCGGCCGCTCTGGGCAACGGGCTCGTCGAGATCACCTCGCGAGCCAACGTCCAGGTGCGCGGCCTTGATCCCGCCGCGGCCACCGAGGTCGCCGACGTCCTGTGGTGCGGCGGGCTGCTGCCCTCACCGGAACACGACCGCGTGCGCAACATCGCCGCCGCGCCGTGGGCCGGACCCGAGGTGCAGGCCTTGGTCGGCGAGCTCGACCGGCTGCTCTGCGCCGACCCCGCGCTCGTCCAGCTGTCAGGCCGGTTCCTCTTCGGCGTGGGCCCCACGACCGGGCCGGTGCCCGACGTCGCGGTCATCGACGACATCCTGATTCTCGACGGACGCCCGACCACGCTGCGGGGCGACGCGGCGTCGATGCTCGACGCCGCGCGGACGTTCCTCGCGCACGCCGACGGAGCGTGGCGGATCGCCGACATCCCCGACGGTCCGCAGCGGGTCGCCAGGCGGCTCGGCGGCCGTGTCGTCCCGGGAGCCGCGCCGCGAGCGCCGGCGATCAGGCTCGGCGTCCACCACGACGCTGTCACGGTGCTGCCGCCGCTCGGACGGCTCGACCTTCGGCTCCTCGACGTGGTGGCCGCCCACGGCGAGCCCGACGTCCGGCTCTCCGCCCGCCGCACGGTGACGTTCGCGGGCGACCGCGGTGGCGACCTGCTCTCCGTGCTGGACCGCAAGGGGTTCGTGACCCAGGAGTCGTCAGGCTGGTGGGGGCTGTCGGCGTGCGCGGGGATCGGGGCGTGCCCGCGCGCCGAGCTCAACGTGCGCGCCGAGGCGACCCGCCGCGCGGCGCAGCGCGCGCCGGGAGCCCCGCCCGAGCACTGGTCGGCCTGCGAGCGCGGCTGCGGTCGTCCGGACGCAGCGATCGAGCGAGGCATCGCCAGGAGCCCGAGATGA
- a CDS encoding CbtA family protein, which translates to MTRSLLIRGMIIGACAGLLAFAFARVFGEPQIQHAIDFESYLARLHHEPEGPELVSRGVQRSFGLLTGTLFMGVALGGIFSLTYAWAYGRIGNMSPRLTSLVLAAAAYLTIVLVPFAKYPANPPAISNPDTISKRTLLYFTMITISILAAIAARRIWRAGIMRLGMWNATLVAAAAFLVVIGAAELILPRILETPQGFPADVLYRFRLASLGISLTLWTTIGLGFGAAADRLLAPAVRRAAEPDSTAAPVG; encoded by the coding sequence ATGACACGGTCGCTCCTGATCAGGGGCATGATCATCGGCGCCTGCGCCGGCCTGCTCGCGTTCGCGTTCGCTCGCGTCTTCGGCGAGCCCCAGATTCAGCACGCCATCGACTTCGAGAGCTACCTCGCGCGTCTGCACCACGAGCCCGAAGGTCCCGAACTGGTCTCTCGCGGAGTCCAGCGCTCGTTCGGCTTGCTGACCGGGACGCTGTTCATGGGCGTTGCGCTCGGCGGGATCTTCTCGCTGACCTACGCATGGGCCTATGGCCGCATCGGCAACATGAGCCCGCGATTGACCTCGCTGGTACTCGCCGCTGCGGCGTACCTCACGATCGTCCTCGTGCCGTTCGCCAAGTACCCGGCCAACCCGCCGGCGATCAGCAACCCCGACACGATCAGCAAGCGCACCTTGCTGTACTTCACGATGATCACCATCTCGATCCTCGCCGCGATCGCGGCGAGGCGGATCTGGCGGGCCGGCATCATGCGCCTCGGAATGTGGAACGCGACGCTGGTCGCGGCCGCCGCGTTCCTGGTGGTCATCGGGGCCGCCGAGCTGATCCTGCCGCGCATCCTCGAGACGCCCCAGGGCTTCCCGGCCGACGTGCTCTATCGCTTCCGCCTCGCGTCGCTGGGGATCAGCCTCACGCTGTGGACGACCATCGGGCTCGGCTTCGGCGCCGCCGCCGACCGACTGCTCGCGCCGGCCGTGCGGCGAGCGGCCGAGCCTGACTCGACAGCCGCGCCGGTCGGCTGA
- a CDS encoding CbtB domain-containing protein — protein MSDVTLDRRGSTPAVPIVSPRELLPYALFAGVLMMLLIFFVGAEEGATSIIGGHSVHEFVHDARHLLGFPCH, from the coding sequence ATGTCCGATGTCACCCTCGATCGCCGGGGCAGCACTCCGGCGGTTCCCATCGTCTCCCCGCGCGAGTTGCTGCCGTACGCGCTGTTCGCGGGCGTCCTGATGATGCTGCTGATCTTTTTCGTCGGTGCCGAGGAAGGCGCGACGTCGATCATCGGTGGACATTCCGTGCACGAGTTCGTGCACGACGCGCGTCACCTCCTCGGATTCCCCTGCCACTAG
- a CDS encoding RNA polymerase sigma factor, whose amino-acid sequence MFFRTVPVFDVSMTDPLPGTEPIPLEPPSEPIAGDTHTHLVGPLIALAGELGYRAEIRDLPTDGPGGWCDPKHKVIVVAAGPANAQVRTLVHDIAHALGIGYADYRREQAEVLVDCVTYIACSSAALDMGGESIAYVAGWGEDGALDAIRAYADMVDTVARRIEDAIAARPDRRVHRGLTRVGQGLLARDDRASRAGARYDLTVAASRPAPGPAHPGGVMQPSTHNEQPTRRGDEDSLYRRHHRSLQRSVARVVRASPELIEDACQMAWMMLLRNQPERHRIFAWLRRVAINESYRLSALERRTTNLDYAEATASHALVGDAEALDRACEAREALRALAALPERQRRDLTLKVAGYTYKEIAQLTGGSHLHEHRQDDRQGPRARPTRASAAATADQWSDRERGRHPGGQ is encoded by the coding sequence GTGTTCTTCCGAACCGTTCCGGTCTTCGACGTCAGCATGACCGATCCGCTCCCCGGGACGGAGCCTATCCCGCTTGAACCACCATCAGAACCGATCGCCGGCGACACTCACACGCACCTGGTGGGCCCGCTGATCGCGCTCGCCGGCGAGCTCGGCTACCGCGCCGAGATCCGCGACCTGCCCACCGACGGGCCCGGCGGATGGTGCGACCCCAAGCACAAGGTCATCGTTGTCGCCGCCGGACCGGCCAACGCCCAGGTCCGCACCCTGGTCCACGATATCGCGCACGCCCTCGGCATCGGATACGCCGACTACCGCCGCGAGCAGGCCGAAGTCCTCGTCGACTGCGTCACCTACATTGCCTGCTCGTCAGCGGCCCTCGACATGGGAGGCGAGTCGATCGCCTACGTCGCCGGTTGGGGCGAAGACGGTGCGCTGGACGCGATCCGCGCCTATGCCGACATGGTCGACACTGTCGCACGTCGCATCGAGGACGCCATCGCGGCGCGGCCCGACCGCCGGGTCCACCGCGGACTGACGCGCGTGGGCCAAGGACTGCTGGCCCGCGATGACCGGGCGAGCCGGGCCGGTGCCAGATATGACCTGACGGTCGCCGCTTCGCGGCCGGCACCGGGCCCCGCTCACCCGGGCGGGGTCATGCAGCCCTCGACCCACAACGAACAGCCGACCCGCCGAGGCGACGAGGACTCGCTCTACCGTCGACATCACCGCAGTCTGCAGCGCTCCGTCGCGCGCGTCGTTCGCGCATCCCCGGAGCTGATCGAGGACGCCTGTCAGATGGCGTGGATGATGCTGCTGCGCAACCAGCCCGAACGCCACCGCATCTTCGCGTGGTTGCGCCGTGTCGCGATCAACGAGAGCTACCGACTCTCCGCGCTCGAACGCCGCACGACGAACCTCGACTACGCCGAGGCCACCGCGTCGCACGCCCTCGTTGGCGATGCCGAAGCACTCGACAGAGCCTGCGAGGCACGCGAAGCGCTGCGTGCGCTTGCGGCGCTGCCTGAGCGCCAGCGGCGAGATCTCACCCTCAAGGTCGCTGGGTACACGTACAAGGAGATCGCGCAGCTCACCGGGGGATCGCACCTACACGAACATCGACAAGACGATCGGCAAGGCCCGCGCGCACGTCCGACTCGAGCGTCTGCGGCAGCTACGGCCGACCAGTGGTCAGACCGCGAGCGAGGACGGCATCCAGGGGGCCAATAG
- a CDS encoding DUF7064 domain-containing protein, with protein MSAAPNVHLPEGFVLTPEDESMHTPDDLVNFNESVYCSGWDPKLKAGVWMRLGNRVNEGHAELSLVAYLPDGRLACQFKRPKISHNDAFDAGGLRYRCLEPFQRIEMVYEGELLVLEDPELLRDAKALFASAPRVQGSMRLEATAVSPAHGGEPTSREYADHMLYGYDFSRGHFNQHVRSVGEMVVGDERIPIDGFGWRDHSWGPRFWQEIWFYRLFMVNFGADRGLMLLRNNLESGRTKRLGVVLVDGEYEEVTDLDVTTEWSDDQEPVSVTVGFSTARRRELVHGRVLRMAPLRNRRKAGDETLVSRVAEGFSEWTWGDRVGYGMIEYIERVQDGVPVGYPT; from the coding sequence ATGTCCGCCGCCCCCAACGTCCACCTTCCCGAGGGCTTCGTCCTCACGCCCGAGGACGAGTCGATGCACACGCCCGACGACCTCGTGAACTTCAACGAGAGCGTCTACTGCAGCGGGTGGGACCCGAAGCTCAAGGCCGGCGTGTGGATGCGCCTGGGCAACCGCGTCAACGAGGGCCACGCGGAGCTCTCGCTCGTCGCCTACCTGCCCGATGGCCGCCTGGCCTGCCAGTTCAAGCGGCCCAAGATCTCCCACAACGACGCCTTCGACGCCGGTGGGCTGCGCTACCGCTGCCTCGAACCGTTCCAGCGGATCGAGATGGTCTACGAGGGCGAACTGCTCGTGCTCGAGGATCCCGAGCTCCTGCGCGACGCCAAGGCCCTGTTCGCGTCGGCCCCGCGGGTCCAGGGCTCGATGCGCCTCGAGGCCACCGCCGTCTCGCCTGCCCACGGCGGCGAGCCCACGTCGCGCGAGTACGCCGACCACATGCTCTACGGCTACGACTTCTCGCGCGGGCACTTCAACCAGCACGTGCGCTCGGTGGGCGAGATGGTCGTCGGCGACGAGCGCATCCCCATCGACGGCTTCGGCTGGCGCGACCACTCCTGGGGCCCGCGGTTCTGGCAGGAGATCTGGTTCTACCGGCTGTTCATGGTGAACTTCGGCGCCGACCGCGGGCTGATGCTCCTGCGCAACAACCTCGAGAGCGGGCGCACCAAGCGGCTGGGCGTCGTGCTCGTCGACGGCGAGTACGAGGAGGTCACCGACCTCGACGTCACGACCGAGTGGTCCGACGATCAGGAGCCCGTCAGCGTCACGGTCGGCTTCTCGACGGCCAGGCGCCGCGAGCTCGTCCACGGGCGTGTGCTGCGCATGGCGCCGCTGCGCAACCGCCGCAAGGCGGGCGATGAGACCCTCGTCTCGCGCGTGGCCGAGGGCTTCAGCGAGTGGACCTGGGGCGACCGCGTCGGCTACGGGATGATCGAGTACATCGAGCGCGTGCAGGACGGTGTGCCGGTCGGCTACCCCACCTGA